TTTCTTCAGACCACTTCTCCCTTCCAGGCCACTCTCCTATTCTGTCCTTCAGGCTCAGTTTAAGTGTATCCTTCATTGAAGTTCTGCTTCATCCTCCCAGATAGCAAGTATCCGACACTGAGCAAACGCCCACGTACTATTAGCAGTCCATCTGTAGTCATGTCCCTTACCTCTGCAGCTAGACTTTTAATTCAAGCATGAGAACAATTTCTTCTGATTTGCAACACACAACTTTATTGATGATACACATATGAAGTCTTTGGTGACAAAATTCAAGTCAAAACAAGTAAGGGCAGAATAGGCCATTCACGGACAGGTTCATTATCAACTCACATAGAGGACTTGGGAAAAATATTCCACTCAAGCAGTACAATTCAAATCACAAATGTGTCTTCAGTACTATAGGACTACAGGACTATTTGGTATTCAGAAAATGGTTCCGCTTAAAGCTGGTGACTGCCACAAACAACATCACTCTGAATGACACATTATTCTAAGCTGGCAGCTGAAAGAACTCCTTTACTATACACACAAGGAGAAAAGCAATAACATCTCATTTTTAATGCTTCCAGACTGGAAAACTGAGACATCACAGATCTTGAGGGCACAAATCAGAATTTGTTTACCAGTTTGATAACTTTCACTTTCACCAAGAGGTCGTGGTGATTTGCCAAGGCTCGGATTTTCTTAACACACACCCCAGATGTAGTACACAAATAAAACAGGGAACCCTTGTTGAATTCTCTGTAGTTGAACACTTCCGCTCTGAGGTTGTCAAAGATAATCTCAAATAGAGTAAGAGCATTAATAAGAATTTCCGACTCCACGTAAGAATTATAAAGGGAACTAAAGGATGACGGCACCTGGGTACCGAGAAGTTTTTTGAGCATATCCGGATTTTCAGcaaaatttgaaagtattttcaaaatttcgATCTTGATTTTTCCACCCCCCTGGGATAACAGACGGAAAAAGTTTGCGATGGAATTGACAAGCAGGTGCTGGTAATCATTAGTAATAGTCATGTTTGTTAAAAATTTTAGCCCAACCACCTGTACTGCCGAGTTCAGGTTAGAGGCCATGATGTCATCCATCACTTTGTTCATGTACACCTGCAGTCGGCCCTGGTTTTCGTAATTTTCACTCAGGTTATTCATGGCCATTAAGGCTTTTTCCTTAATATGGGGGTCAGTTTTGTTGATCATGTTTGCAATAATTGGGAGGCCTCCCAACTTTCGAATTGTTTCTTGATTACATGAATAATTGGCATTGTTGCTCAGGGTGAGCAGGGCTACTTGCTGGATGAAAGGATCATCTGATTTCTGAAGCAAGGCTAGGACTTTCCTGAGATCTCGGACACCCAGAATCTCATCAATCTCATACGGAAAGGGGCGCTTATGCATGGGAATggttctcttccccttccctctttgcTGAACCTCAGGTTCAGAGTCAGAATCTGACTCTGTATCAGTCCACCCAGACTCCCCCTCCTCAGATTCAGGAATCTCTGCTAGGAAAGCCTGTCCCCCATTAGCAGAAGCTGCAGCAGCTGCCGCAGCCCCGTCACCAGGGCGGAAGCCCATCCCCAATTCATCCACTTCAAccttgttttttctatttttgcccTTGCCTCCATTCCGGTTCCTGTTTCCACCTTTGCCCCCGCCTTTGGGCACAGCGCCAGCGGCTGACCCAGACTTAGGTATAGCTCCAGTGTGAGCTCCAGCTTTCTTGCCAGTGGCTGCTGTCTTAGAGGACCCTGAATGcccaggagtctgggcagccccAGAAAGCATTGGCAGAGAGGCCCCAGCCACCATGGCAGGTGTTGCCATTCTAGGAGCCTCTGTGGCTTCAGTAGGTGCTGCCACCCTAGGGACCTGCATGACATCTGTGGTTGTTGCCCTCTGGGTAGATGTTGGTGCCCTAGCAAATGCTGCCGCCGCCATTGGAGTTGTTGGCCCCATGGGAGACACTGCTGTCCCAGAAGGGACTCCTGTCATGGCAGGCAGTACTGCCCCAGAAGGGACTCCTGTCATGGCAGGTATTGCTGCCCCAGAAGGGACTCCTGTCATGGCAGGCACTGCTGCCCCAGAAGGGACTCCTGTCATGGCAGGCATTGCTGCCCCAGAAGGGACTCCTGTCATGGCAGGCATTGCTGCCCCAGAAGGGACTCCTGNNNNNNNNNNNNNNNNNNNNNNNNNNNNNNNNNNNNNNNNNNNNNNNNNNNNNNNNNNNNNNNNNNNNNNNNNNNNNNNNNNNNNNNNNNNNNNNNNNNNATGGCAGGCACTGCTGCCCCAGAATACTGGACTGCTCTGGGAGGCACTACTACCCCAGGAGACTGGGCTATCCCAGGATACACTGTTGCCCCAGAAGACTGGACTGCTCTGGGAGGCACTGTTGTCACAGGAGACTGGACTGCCCTAGAAAGCATTGTTGCCCCAAGAGACGGGGGTGGAAGGGGAGGCACCACTGTCCCAGGAGACTGGGTTACCCTGGCAGTTGCTGGCCCAGTAAAGTGGGCTGCCACGGGAATGTAGACTGCCCCGGGGGGAGCTACGACTGCCCAGGAAGGTGCTGCTTGCACAAGAGATTGCACTGCCATGGTTGGTGGTGCTGGCCCAGTAGACTGGGCTACCCCAGGAGGTGCTACAGCCCAGGGAAGTGCTGTTGGCACAGAAGGTGCTATTGATGGGGAAGGTACTAATGGCCCAGGAGACTGGGCTACCCCAGGAAGTACTGCTGGCCCAGGGAGTGCTGTTATCCCAGTAGCGTCCATGGTACCAGGAGCTTCTGCAACTTTGGGAGTCACTACTATTTGTGGGGCCTCCGCAGCTGTGGGAACCTCTGCCACCTTGGGTGGGGGTGTAATTGCACTGGCAGCTGAAGTCGCGACTACTGGTTTGGTAGTAGGCTCAGTCCCAGCCCCCTTGGCCTCCTGGGCCTTACTTTCTGCCCCATTCTGAACCTTAGGGCTGGGTGCAGCTGGCACCATTTTTTCAGCTGCAGTTGTGGCAAGAGTGGATGTTTTCCCTTGGGCCTTATTCATTGTCTCAACAGTGACAGAGGCTGGGGGATTGAACCCTGGCCCAAGGTCAATTGTGAATCCTGCTTTTAGTCCACCTTTAGCCCTGGCTCCAGTACCCACCGAAGCCCGGTTCTTGGATTTGGCTGGTCTCTTCTTCTTCTGGTCTTTTCCTCTAGTGTATTTGTAGACACAGTACCAGGCGCTAGCCCCGATCACTATTCCAGCAGCTACGCAGCCAGCATCCCGAGTACGGCTCATGATACACGTGCAACAATTCTCTGATCCAGATTGCTTAAGTGGAACGAACGTATGCACCAGTCAAAACGAGGCTCTCAAACTCGGGTTTGAAAGGTCTTCTGAGGCAGCAAACTGAGCTGGACCTAGTAGGGGTAAACGTTAGAAGTGAGAGGCACAGGGTTTGGGCTCACTTTGTGTCTAACCTTAGGGGAGCGCTTGGGGACACAGGTGTGGAAGCCTGCACTTGTTGATGCGATGATCAGCTCGAGTCTTATCTTACCTCTAGTTCACCTTCCCAGTGCCAGCATCTACCGTTTAGTTGTCCCTAAGTGGGTAGGGCATGGAAATCTGGCAGAGCGTGAAATCTGAGATTCACCTGTGACACCTCCACCCTCATTCAAGAGCCCTCAGATagtgcacatatacataccaaGTTCCTGGGATCAGGAGCAATTCCCGCCGTGCTGGCAGCTGCAGAGCCTAAAGGTAGAGGGATCTGTGGGTAAATGACAGGTGGCTTTGAGCCTTTGGCAGAGAGACAATTGTTTCTCCCCTGATTTGCATTCTGATGGGCCAAAAAAATCTCTCAGgactcctccttttctcccccaacGATTAATTTAAATTAGAGATCCCATATGCCCCGTTCCCAGCACCAGAAAGGACAGGCCAGAACAAAGgtgtcttaaagaaagaaaacatgcaggGGGAGGTGTGTTGGTGCTATGTTCTGGCCTCTGCCAAAGGGGATGCTCACCCCAAACACTGACCTGCAAGAATTCTgagctctttctccttcctttagtTCAGCCTGAGCTTCATGCTGAGGGCAGGCTGAAGGGCAGAAATAGAGACTGCAGGCGCAGACTAAGAACCTGGTAGACATATCAGCATCCAGAACAAGAGCCCTAGTGTTAGCCTTTTTCCATCTGCACACCACGATGACGAAGAATTCCACCTTTCAATTCCTTTAATTCTCCTTGCCTATCTCACCATCCCCCCATCCTcgcccttcccccccccccgtttgcGCAGGCTCCCCAGGCACTCAATGTCCCCCTTCTATTTCGCCCCACCCCCTGGCCGCCATTTTTCTGAGACACTGCGCCACACCCCTTCTGCTGCATCGAAGCGGAGGGGGCGAGGTGAGAGTGCTGGCTAAGATGCAGCATGGGGGATTCCTGCCAGATATTCTAGTGTTCCTTGCCTATGCCCAGCCGTTCTTCAGCCCCCACCTTCCTGCAGAACAAGGGCCTCTAGGCCCACCTCCTCAGTTTCAGGGTCCTGATTTTCCGTGGTTTCTCTGCTCTGGGCCCCGCTTCCCTCCCCTACCCCAAATCCCCAGAAAACCGCCATTTCTATAGCCTGAATACCCGAATTCCTTTTTTTCGGGGCTGAAAAGACCAGGATGAAGGGCTTTGTGGGCCGCAGGTGTCTGGAAAGCAGCCTGGCAGTTAGCATGACGATTTAATACCAGATCGCTTACGGTCCCCCAGCCTGTGAAGCCCGTACAACGCCAAATCCGCCATCTCTTCTACAGAAGCAGGCACACCCATTTCCTAGCACCCTAGAAGGataggggagaggggagggttgggcagggaaggggaggggagggggcaaggTTGTGGCAGCAAGGTAGTCTGAAAAGGGAGGATGGGAATGAAAAATACCGATTGGTTCCAAATTTCAAGCCCTTCTGGCCACCCGATCCCCACCCACGTCCTTGCTGGGTTTGAATGAGCTGCCACGTTTATTTCTCTTGCCTGCCCTTCTCAAAACAGCACGGTAAGCAAGGAACCGAGCCTGAGCCTCTAAAACAAAACCGCAAAACTGCTGCGAGAGAAGTAAGCGTTTCTTCCACACAAGGGATAGTCCTTtcattcccctcctcccctctcgtCCGCTGCCCCGGAGATCCTAGGGTCTGGAAAACCGCGGCCAGCAGAGGATGCAGAAGCACCCGAGGCCTTGAC
This is a stretch of genomic DNA from Microtus ochrogaster isolate Prairie Vole_2 chromosome X, MicOch1.0, whole genome shotgun sequence. It encodes these proteins:
- the Armcx2 gene encoding armadillo repeat-containing X-linked protein 2 isoform X2, encoding MSRTRDAGCVAAGIVIGASAWYCVYKYTRGKDQKKKRPAKSKNRASVGTGARAKGGLKAGFTIDLGPGFNPPASVTVETMNKAQGKTSTLATTAAEKMVPAAPSPKVQNGAESKAQEAKGAGTEPTTKPVVATSAASAITPPPKVAEVPTAAEAPQIVVTPKVAEAPGTMDATGITALPGPAVLPGVAQSPGPLVPSPSIAPSVPTALPWAVAPPGVAQSTGPAPPTMAVQSLVQAAPSWAVVAPPGAVYIPVAAHFTGPATARVTQSPGTVVPPLPPPSLGATMLSRAVQSPVTTVPPRAVQSSGATVYPGIAQSPGVVVPPRAVQYSGAAMPAMTGVPSGAAMPAMTGVPSGAAVPAMTGVPSGAAIPAMTGVPSGAVLPAMTGVPSGTAVSPMGPTTPMAAAAFARAPTSTQRATTTDVMQVPRVAAPTEATEAPRMATPAMVAGASLPMLSGAAQTPGHSGSSKTAATGKKAGAHTGAIPKSGSAAGAVPKGGGKGGNRNRNGGKGKNRKNKVEVDELGMGFRPGDGAAAAAAASANGGQAFLAEIPESEEGESGWTDTESDSDSEPEVQQRGKGKRTIPMHKRPFPYEIDEILGVRDLRKVLALLQKSDDPFIQQVALLTLSNNANYSCNQETIRKLGGLPIIANMINKTDPHIKEKALMAMNNLSENYENQGRLQVYMNKVMDDIMASNLNSAVQVVGLKFLTNMTITNDYQHLLVNSIANFFRLLSQGGGKIKIEILKILSNFAENPDMLKKLLGTQVPSSFSSLYNSYVESEILINALTLFEIIFDNLRAEVFNYREFNKGSLFYLCTTSGVCVKKIRALANHHDLLVKVKVIKLVNKF
- the Armcx2 gene encoding armadillo repeat-containing X-linked protein 2 isoform X1; this encodes MSRTRDAGCVAAGIVIGASAWYCVYKYTRGKDQKKKRPAKSKNRASVGTGARAKGGLKAGFTIDLGPGFNPPASVTVETMNKAQGKTSTLATTAAEKMVPAAPSPKVQNGAESKAQEAKGAGTEPTTKPVVATSAASAITPPPKVAEVPTAAEAPQIVVTPKVAEAPGTMDATGITALPGPAVLPGVAQSPGPLVPSPSIAPSVPTALPWAVAPPGVAQSTGPAPPTMAVQSLVQAAPSWAVVAPPGAVYIPVAAHFTGPATARVTQSPGTVVPPLPPPSLGATMLSRAVQSPVTTVPPRAVQSSGATVYPGIAQSPGVVVPPRAVQYSGAAVPAMTGVPSGAAMPAMTGVPSGAAVPAMTGVPSGAAIPAMTGVPSGAVLPAMTGVPSGTAVSPMGPTTPMAAAAFARAPTSTQRATTTDVMQVPRVAAPTEATEAPRMATPAMVAGASLPMLSGAAQTPGHSGSSKTAATGKKAGAHTGAIPKSGSAAGAVPKGGGKGGNRNRNGGKGKNRKNKVEVDELGMGFRPGDGAAAAAAASANGGQAFLAEIPESEEGESGWTDTESDSDSEPEVQQRGKGKRTIPMHKRPFPYEIDEILGVRDLRKVLALLQKSDDPFIQQVALLTLSNNANYSCNQETIRKLGGLPIIANMINKTDPHIKEKALMAMNNLSENYENQGRLQVYMNKVMDDIMASNLNSAVQVVGLKFLTNMTITNDYQHLLVNSIANFFRLLSQGGGKIKIEILKILSNFAENPDMLKKLLGTQVPSSFSSLYNSYVESEILINALTLFEIIFDNLRAEVFNYREFNKGSLFYLCTTSGVCVKKIRALANHHDLLVKVKVIKLVNKF